A region of Candidatus Methylomirabilota bacterium DNA encodes the following proteins:
- a CDS encoding zinc-binding dehydrogenase — MKGRVAVLRAYGGEFELREYPVPEVEPGAILVRLTRAGVCGSDLHIWRGEMKETYGAIPRDLTFGHEMCGRVERLGAGVTADSMGQPLREGDRVTYCYFFPCGRCPVCLHDEMGSCPRKMRPNRVAGTPPYFNNAYGDYYYLRPGHFVFKIPAEISDDVATPSNCALSQVLYGLRRAGLRAGHTVVVQGAGGLGINAVAVARDMGADQIIVIDRLPDRLELARAFGADHTLNAVELATADRRVEAVKELTSGFGADVVADLVGYPEVIPEGLRMLRGGGCYLEVGSIAPGNVFSYDATALVRGNVRLVATSNYSPWALEQSLAFLRRNLKRFPFERVVSHVFPLERISDAFQQADWRERLAGPPRLSRAAISM, encoded by the coding sequence ATGAAGGGCCGGGTGGCGGTGCTGCGGGCGTACGGAGGCGAGTTCGAGCTGCGGGAGTATCCCGTGCCGGAGGTCGAGCCCGGCGCCATCCTCGTGCGGCTGACGCGGGCGGGCGTCTGCGGCTCCGATCTGCACATCTGGCGCGGCGAGATGAAGGAGACCTACGGCGCGATCCCGCGGGACCTCACCTTCGGCCACGAGATGTGCGGGCGCGTCGAGCGGCTGGGAGCGGGCGTCACGGCGGACTCGATGGGCCAGCCGCTGCGCGAGGGAGACCGCGTGACGTATTGCTACTTCTTCCCCTGCGGCCGGTGTCCCGTTTGTCTCCACGACGAGATGGGCAGCTGCCCGCGCAAGATGCGGCCCAACCGGGTGGCGGGCACGCCGCCCTACTTCAACAACGCCTACGGCGATTACTACTACCTGCGTCCCGGGCACTTCGTCTTCAAGATCCCGGCTGAGATCTCCGACGACGTCGCGACACCAAGCAACTGCGCGCTCTCCCAGGTGCTCTACGGCCTCAGGCGCGCGGGGCTCCGCGCGGGGCACACGGTGGTGGTGCAGGGCGCGGGCGGCCTCGGCATCAACGCGGTGGCGGTGGCGCGCGACATGGGCGCGGACCAGATCATCGTGATCGACCGGCTGCCCGACCGACTCGAGCTCGCCCGCGCGTTCGGCGCCGACCACACGCTGAACGCCGTCGAGCTGGCAACGGCGGACCGGCGCGTGGAAGCGGTGAAGGAGCTGACGAGCGGCTTCGGCGCGGATGTCGTCGCAGACCTGGTCGGCTATCCCGAGGTCATTCCCGAAGGCCTGCGCATGCTGCGCGGCGGCGGCTGCTACCTCGAGGTCGGCAGCATCGCGCCCGGCAATGTCTTCTCCTACGACGCCACGGCGCTGGTGCGCGGCAACGTGCGCCTCGTGGCGACCTCGAACTATTCTCCATGGGCGCTCGAGCAGTCGCTGGCGTTCCTGCGACGCAACCTCAAGCGCTTCCCCTTCGAGCGCGTCGTCTCCCACGTGTTCCCGCTGGAGCGCATCTCGGACGCCTTCCAGCAGGCCGACTGGCGGGAGCGCCTGGCCGGGCCGCCGCGTCTCTCCCGCGCCGCGATCTCGATGTGA
- a CDS encoding cupin domain-containing protein, whose translation MAEAPVSIVIGRLADGPSPPAAASTWPNVLHTRVADLVATMGPAPWAKRLIADERQLVTLIASAPGGGNRPHWHREFDEWWVVLEGRLEWELTGGTVIQAAKDDIVWVPRGTVHHIRNVGEGLSLRLAVAMPPAAHYYSPCEQCGYADDGPREWRA comes from the coding sequence ATGGCGGAGGCGCCGGTCAGCATCGTCATAGGCAGGCTGGCGGACGGCCCGAGCCCGCCCGCGGCCGCCTCGACGTGGCCCAATGTCCTGCACACGCGCGTCGCGGACCTGGTCGCGACGATGGGTCCCGCGCCCTGGGCGAAGCGGCTGATCGCCGACGAGCGGCAGCTCGTGACGCTGATCGCGAGCGCGCCCGGGGGCGGCAACCGCCCGCACTGGCACCGGGAGTTCGACGAGTGGTGGGTCGTGCTCGAGGGGCGCCTCGAGTGGGAGCTGACCGGCGGCACCGTCATCCAGGCGGCCAAGGACGATATCGTGTGGGTGCCGCGCGGCACCGTCCACCACATCCGGAACGTCGGCGAGGGATTGTCGCTGCGCCTGGCCGTCGCCATGCCGCCCGCGGCGCACTACTACAGCCCGTGCGAGCAGTGCGGCTACGCCGACGACGGCCCGCGCGAATGGCGCGCGTGA
- a CDS encoding class I SAM-dependent methyltransferase encodes MADRNAAFVGEIPGNYDRYLGPIFFHGYADDLAARLPVTPGMRVLETACGTGIVTRRLADRIRGHGLLVATDLNEAMLAHGRANLPAGAGLVEWQQADATKLPFPEGSFDAVVCQFGLMFFPDKAAGVREAFRVLKPGGRYLFNVWDAIVHNPIARIAHESAATFFPADPPMFYTVPFSLHDPEPVRALLAQAGFGQIAWTRLEKSGTSPSAADAATGLIEGNPILGAIMERRPEALGEIKEAVAAAIAAELGDHPVTFPLRALVFSARRP; translated from the coding sequence GTGGCTGACCGCAATGCGGCGTTCGTGGGCGAGATCCCCGGCAACTACGACCGGTATCTCGGCCCGATCTTCTTTCATGGCTACGCCGACGACCTCGCGGCCCGTCTGCCCGTGACGCCCGGGATGCGAGTCCTCGAGACGGCGTGCGGCACCGGCATCGTGACTCGGCGCCTGGCCGACCGGATCCGCGGACACGGCTTGCTCGTGGCCACCGACCTCAACGAGGCGATGCTCGCGCACGGCCGCGCCAACCTCCCGGCCGGGGCCGGCCTCGTCGAATGGCAGCAGGCGGACGCCACCAAGCTCCCGTTCCCGGAAGGCTCTTTCGATGCCGTGGTCTGCCAGTTCGGGCTGATGTTCTTCCCGGACAAGGCGGCCGGCGTTCGCGAGGCGTTCCGCGTGCTCAAGCCGGGGGGGCGTTACCTGTTCAACGTCTGGGATGCAATCGTCCACAATCCGATCGCGCGGATCGCCCACGAGTCGGCCGCCACGTTCTTCCCCGCCGACCCGCCGATGTTCTACACCGTGCCGTTCTCGCTTCACGACCCCGAGCCGGTGCGCGCGCTCCTCGCCCAGGCCGGGTTCGGACAGATCGCGTGGACGCGCCTCGAGAAGAGCGGGACGAGCCCGTCCGCCGCCGACGCGGCGACGGGGCTGATCGAGGGCAATCCGATCCTGGGCGCGATCATGGAGCGTCGCCCGGAGGCGCTCGGCGAGATCAAAGAGGCCGTGGCCGCCGCGATCGCGGCCGAGCTCGGCGATCACCCCGTGACGTTCCCCCTGCGCGCCCTCGTGTTCTCGGCGCGCCGGCCGTAG